The Oncorhynchus tshawytscha isolate Ot180627B linkage group LG05, Otsh_v2.0, whole genome shotgun sequence genome includes a window with the following:
- the fpgt gene encoding fucose-1-phosphate guanylyltransferase: MNEQGSKKLQIATMEKLERFDTLRGKQVQPGEFWDLVVLTAVDDNQREAYELQISEKLGRKEIPLGISYHVFSDPPGAKIGNGGATLYSLQRLEDIYGKALGGYRILLIHAGGFSQRLPNASALGKIFTPMPLGDPLYQMLELKLAVFVDLPKHMKPGVLVTSADCIELYSIAEDENIRFDRSGFTALAHPSPISIGTTHGVFVLDQKEKSVLADMEYRTCLHFLHKPSVKKMHENGAVCKSQDSCMSLLSDAEFVYTDSTYYVDYNTAMLLLSLFREVGPLGCEIDAYGDFLQALGPQATVAYTNNTANVTKQESNLVEMRQKIFHCLKGTPLNLVALNHSKFYHIGTTTEYLFYLTEDPCLRGELGLYKVLGYSQNFSFKVCCVMLSDVKPGCSLTPGSVVEYCRLEAGAHVGRRTILSGCWVGAGLKVPDGTFMHSLCVNRDGQTGFVTVTFGIEDDLKKSVGSPANMEGLNLFGASLVECLVKWGLSPESLRFSGDTSSCSLWNACLFPVCPDMRNSFSLTLEMLQPGGSTVTLPPGTKLMSLQEALQCKNLEEMLKYRKKLMEDVKMKKLS; encoded by the exons ATGAACGAACAAGGAAGTAAAAAGTTGCAAATTGCAACAATGGAGAAACTTGAGAGATTCGATACATTACGTG GTAAGCAGGTGCAACCTGGAGAGTTTTGGGATCTAGTTGTTTTAACCGCTGTAGATGACAACCAGAGAGAAGCATACGAACTTCAGATCTCAGAGAAACTTGGGAGGAAAGAGATCCCACTTGGCATTTCATATCACGTGTTCTCAGATCCACCTGGAGCCAAAATAG GAAATGGAGGCGCAACACTGTACTCTCTGCAACGGCTGGAAGACATCTATGGGAAGGCTCTGGGTGGATACAGGATCCTTCTGATTCATGCAG GTGGATTCAGTCAGCGTTTGCCCAATGCCAGTGCCCTGGGGAAAATCTTCACCCCCATGCCCTTGGGTGACCCTCTTTACCAGATGCTGGAGCTCAAACTGGCCGTGTTTGTGGATTTACCCAAGCACATGAAACCGGGTGTGCTGGTAACCAGTGCGGATTGCATAGAGCTCTACAGTATAGCGGAGGATGAGAACATCAGGTTTGACAGGTCTGGGTTCACTGCTCTAGcccatccctcccccatctccattGGAACAACCCACGGAGTCTTTGTGCTGGACCAGAAGGAGAAGTCTGTATTGGCCGACATGGAATACAGGACCTGCCTCCATTTTCTGCACAAACCTAGCGTCAAGAAGATGCACGAAAACGGTGCTGTGTGTAAGAGCCAGGATAGCTGTATGTCACTTCTGAGTGATGCAGAGTTTgtgtacacagacagtacatatTATGTAGATTACAACACTGCAATGTTGTTGCTTAGTCTATTCCGAGAAGTGGGTCCTTTGGGCTGTGAGATAGATGCCTATGGGGACTTCCTTCAGGCCCTGGGTCCCCAAGCCACGGTGGCTTACACCAACAACACTGCCAACGTCACCAAGCAGGAGAGCAACCTGGTGGAGATGCGTCAGAAGATTTTCCACTGCCTTAAGGGAACCCCGCTCAACCTGGTGGCTCTCAACCACTCCAAGTTTTACCACATCGGCACCACCACAGAGTACCTCTTCTACCTCACAGAGGACCCGTGCCTGAGGGGTGAGCTGGGACTATACAAGGTGCTAGGCTACAGCCAAAACTTTAGCTTTAAGGTCTGCTGTGTGATGCTCAGTGACGTGAAGCCCGGCTGCTCTTTAACTCCAGGCTCGGTGGTAGAGTACTGCAGGCTGGAGGCCGGCGCTCATGTTGGCAGGCGGACCATACTCAGTGGCTGCTGGGTAGGTGCGGGCCTGAAAGTGCCTGATGGAACCTTCATGCACTCCCTCTGCGTGAACCGGGACGGCCAAACCGGTTTTGTTACCGTCACCTTCGGCATTGAGGATGACCTCAAGAAGAGCGTGGGGTCCCCTGCGAATATGGAGGGCTTGAACCTGTTCGGGGCCAGTTTGGTCGAGTGCCTGGTCAAGTGGGGCCTGAGTCCCGAGAGCCTGAGGTTCTCTGGTGACACATCGAGTTGTAGTCTTTGGAACGcctgtctcttccctgtgtgCCCGGACATGCGCAACTCTTTCTCCCTGACTCTGGAGATGCTGCAGCCGGGCGGGTCCACTGTCACGTTGCCCCCAGGCACCAAGCTGATGTCTCTACAGGAGGCCCTGCAATGTAAAAACTTGGAGGAGATGCTCAAGTACAGGAAGAAACTAATGGAGGATGTAAAGATGAAGAAATTGAGCTGA